The following coding sequences lie in one Apium graveolens cultivar Ventura chromosome 1, ASM990537v1, whole genome shotgun sequence genomic window:
- the LOC141674070 gene encoding uncharacterized protein LOC141674070 has translation MNHCVAARDEVRSSVTVSVGVPDKRDTLVCPKPRRLGLINTMANEQIRSLRWHMSYQSELGDSKPGSDLLDIILSKGACAAEQPCTQAASSPPFFCGSPPSRVSNPLIQDAHFGDAKVTPLSPRSIPIPSGMSSSPSSSARKGACGRANFGNKPAVRVEGFDCLDRDRRNCSIPTMA, from the exons ATGAATCACTGTGTTGCGGCTCGTGATGAGGTGAGGAGTTCCGTTACTGTTTCGGTTGGGGTCCCGGATAAGAGGGATACGTTGGTGTGTCCTAAACCGAGGCGCCTTGGTCTTATTAATACTATGGCCAATGAGCAGATCAGATCTTTGAGATGGCATATGAG CTATCAGTCAGAGCTTGGTGATTCGAAACCAGGATCTGATCTCTTGGACATAATTTTGTCAAAG GGTGCATGTGCTGCGGAACAACCTTGTACTCAAGCTGCCTCGTCGCCCCCTTTTTTTTGTGGGTCGCCGCCTAGCAGAGTTTCTAACCCACTAATTCAGGATGCTCATTTTGGGGATGCAAAGGTCACCCCTTTATCACCTAGGTCAATTCCCATTCCCTCCGGTATGTCTTCGTCCCCATCCTCATCTGCAAGGAAAGGAGCATGTGGCAGGGCAAATTTTGGTAACAAACCGGCTGTGAGAGTTGAGGGGTTTGATTGCCTTGACAGGGACAGGCGCAACTGCAGCATCCCTACAATGGCTTAA
- the LOC141713878 gene encoding uncharacterized protein LOC141713878, protein MTYGTEALVPVEVGLESYRTEIYNEESNSFGLKANVDLLEEEREAAHQRNMRYLLQAAQHYNSNVKKRAFGVGDLVLRELAASMPAKQGKLQPNWEGPYKVTEVILPGTYKLETLSGESIKNTWHASRLRKFYQ, encoded by the coding sequence ATGACTTATGGCACCGAGGCCTTAGTTCCTGTCGAAGTGGGCTTGGAATCCTACCGAACCGAGATCTACAATGAGGAAAGTAATAGCTTCGGGTTGAAGGCGAACGTAGACTTGCTGGAGGAAGAAAGAGAAGCCGCCCATCAAAGGAACATGAGGTATTTACTGCAAGCGGCACAACACTATAACTCCAATGTGAAGAAAAGGGCCTTCGGAGTAGGAGACCTAGTATTAAGGGAGTTGGCCGCATCTATGCCGGCCAAGCAAGGAAAGCTCCAGCCGAACTGGGAAGGGCCTTACAAAGTGACCGAAGTCATTCTCCCTGGAACCTATAAGCTCGAAACATTGTCAGGCGAATCAATTAAAAATACTTGGCATGCCAGTCGCCTTCGGAAATTTTATCAGTAA